A window from Melopsittacus undulatus isolate bMelUnd1 chromosome Z, bMelUnd1.mat.Z, whole genome shotgun sequence encodes these proteins:
- the LOC101878311 gene encoding riboflavin kinase-like, protein MRHLPYFCRGEVVKGFGRGSKELGIPTANFSEQVVESFPSDISTGVYYGWACVGNGDVHKMVLSIGWNPFYKNVKKSVETHIIDTFKGDFYGEILSIVILGYIRSEKNFTSLDALISAIREDIEEAKRQLDLPEHRKLKEDDFFRMPEGKPVNH, encoded by the exons ATGAGGCACCTGCCGTACTTCTGCCGCGGGGAGGTGGTGAAGGGTTTCGGCAGGGGCTCCAAGGAGTTGGGCATCCCCACTG CTAACTTTTCTGAGCAAGTAGTCGAAAGCTTTCCATCCGATATCTCTACTGGTGTATACTATGGTTGGGCCTGTGTTGGAAATGGAGATGTGCATAAAATGGTTTTGAGCATAGGATGGAATCCTTtctataaaaatgttaaaaaatcgGTG gAAACACACATTATTGACACTTTCAAAGGTGACTTTTATGGTGAGATTCTTAGTATAGTTATTCTTGGATATATTCGATCAGAAAAAAACTTCACTTCTTTAG ACGCACTCATTTCAGCAATTCGGGAAGACATTGAAGAGGCAAAAAGACAGCTAGATTTACCAGAACATCGTAAACTCAAAGAAGACGACTTCTTTCGTATGCCAGAAGGCAAACCAGTAAACCACTAA